The DNA segment ATGGCCGCCTGGATCGCGCTCTGCAGCTCCTCCATGGTGCTGTTGTCGGAGGAAGAGAAGGCCATGGATGTGGCGGAGAGGAGGCCGCTGTTGGTCCGAGACGTCGTCGTGGAGTCCGGCGCTGACAGCTGCGACTTACTCCGCCACCCCTCCCGTTCCCTACCGGTGGAGTGGCCGGAGAAGGAGTACGGCCTCCGGCGGAGGTCGGGCTTCTCCTTCTCCGCCCGGAGGAAGAAGAGCGGCTCCACGATTCTCGCGTACTTCCTCAGAAGCCGGCCCACGTCTaaccctcttttcttcttctgcggcttcttcttgaagtcctcctctttctctccATCGCCGTTCCTCCTCCTCAACCACCCGAAGCCAAAGAAGGAAGACAAGCTCCTGCCCTTGGCTTTCTCCCTGTTCTTACCGCCGTCGTCTTCGTGGTCGACGCCGGCCTCATGCTTCTGGCTTCGGTCGGCGTCGGCGTGGTCGACAGTGAGGCCGAAGTTTTCGAAGGTAATGTCCGAGGGGCGGGGAGGGCTGGTCGGGGAAGGGAGCAGGTGGAGGGGGAGGAGGTGGCCGTGAAGGAAGATATCGTCGGCCGGGGCCAAGTCGACGGCGGAAGTGGCCGTGGCCTTGCCGCTTTTGAGGGTCTTTGGTGCTGAGCTTAGTGGAGGGTggaaggagatggtgaaggagaacTCATGAGAAGGCGAAGCAGCTGCTGATGATGGTGGGGGTGGTGGAGGAACAACACCACCCTTATTACCTTCACTAGCTGTCTTCACTCTCTCCCTTTGGTGGTGTTGTATGTCCATGGCCCAAATTTTTGCTATCAGACGCAGGTTCAAGAGAGGAAGTATATAAATGGGGCCATCAATGTTTCATGTTCATTATCACTGGGCAAATATATCCAAACttaactgatatatatatatatatatatatatatatatatatatatatatatatatatatatatatatatatatatatatatatgtcatgtcCAAGTTAATTTACTACTTAGCTAAGTTAGTCAgtatctttaaaaataaaaaaaaaaggagaatattAAGAGTCAACTATTGGATGGGTTGTGTCTCTGCACGTGGCTACGTACTGTGCATGCATGTGTGCCCGTTAACTACTACATAATGTAATCTAAAACATGGGTTTGCCAACAAAGTGGAGATATGTAGTCAAAACAAAGAATGTACTGGTAACTGCTGGACATGCAAGCTGGCTGCCTTTGACGAGGCAAAACATCGAGACTGGAGGAATATAGTGATTTGTACAGTGTCTATGGAATGAATGCATCAGTTTTGTCAATGGTCATAGTAGGGTGGTGCCTCGGCACCTTTGCAATCTGCACAGTGATACATGTTTGTTTAACTGCCAATATAATGATGAGGCACATAGGCTAATTTCGTAGCATTTGGGAAGGTAATTTTAAGAGGCATACGATGTCATTATCTTTGTTTTCAGAATACTTTTTGAGTTTTAATGAAATTACTttgcttcaaaaaaaaaaaacaaaaaaaccatGGAAATATGTGAGAAAGATGAGAGTTAACATGTGGTGGGCACGTTCAATAGAACCCATTTGCAGTTGGGACTCATCTATCATTTATACCTTTGGGTGGGGAAAAGATTAGAAGACTTGAAAGAGACCTCATCATGTGAATAAAGAGGCTCATTGCAGGGCTTCTTTCATATCCATCTCGAGTTATGGTAAAATTTTATCATGTAGTAGAAAACTTCAACTTGTAGTTAAATTGTCTTAgatatttattcctttttatatgGGTCAGTAAGCCTACCATGGATAGAAGAAGACTACACGGAGTCAACTAGTCAGTCTATGAGCAAGAAGACAACCCTAATCATTAAGAGGCATATACCAGATGTATGTAACCTATACATAGCGAATATTTACCAGGAAGGACAAACAGAAGAACACTGACCTTGTAAGTTGGACCTCAGTTTAGCTCAAGAGGACCGCCTTCGAGTGTCCTCTCTTTCTTTCAGCTACTTGCTTGGTTTCGTCACTGACACAACTGAAGAAGATGAATTCTCAGCATCTGAATAATATCATAAATCATTTCTACTTCTGAAAGAAAGACAAATAAATCACAGGAGGCATAGAAATGGACCAATCACCTCTCGCCACAAGTGTtctcacaagcaaacatttttgtGTCCTGATCTGACGAGGGGAGAAGGAAGGTTCGTGAACAAAAGATAGGAGACATCTTCAGGCCCTACACCACCTCCTATAATTTTGCACTTTCCCAAGAGGAAGGGCTTCAGCATCTTCTAAAGACTTCCTTTTTGTCTTGAAATTGGAGTGCTATATATGTATCACTTGTGGCCCGTATCTAGcttttgattcacataaaagaaGATACGTTCGGCAAGAAATTATTGAGGACCCCTTTTTTCAGTAGTGATCAACTCACAGCCTATTGTGCTTGTCTTGATCCAACTTAGACCTGACATGTGTGTAATTTTCTTTCTGAAAATTAATTATATGCATCCCATCCCTAAAGTGTtaacaaagagaaaaataaagCTGTCTAAAGCAAGACAAGGTTTTCACAAAGTTCCCATCATGTCTATTATGCTAAGCATCTATTTTGTAAACGAAGTGTTAACAGAATTAGAAGGTCATTTGTTCTATTTAGGGCTTTGACCTCTTTTATAGATCTTGGGGAAGCTGCATGCATGACATGACAATAAAGTGCCGAGTGGCAATTGAAGGTCAACCAAAGAGTTCTGTGCATTTGTTGATACAAACAAGGGTCAATCATCATAGCTATAACAAGACCTTAATAAATCTGTGTGGGACATGTAAACTAAGACCCCAATGCAAGTTACATCTATCCAAGTAGGTAAGCCAACCTTGTCCTCATGTTTTGTTCCATGAGACCTCTTTTGATCTATAATTACATAACTTCTATATTTCTCTAAAATCTTCATGTAAGTTCTGATGGAAAGTTTTCAATTAATATTCAACtacatgattctttttttttcaaatttattcCTAATTTTGTGTTCAGTTGGGGAATTTCATGCATATTCTACAATAATTCAGATATTTCCAAAGTCTTTGTCCCCAGTATTTCGGTATTTCCAAGTCTCAGCTTACTTTAATGATATCTCAGTACTAACAAAGCCAAAGGAGCTTTAGAATTAAAGGAATGGTAAAATAAATGTAGGACCAGCAAGCTCCTGAATCTGAAATGTAGGGGGGGGATTATGAACATTGGTGGAGTGTACACATCCAGGGATGTGAATGATTTATGAGCTGGTCCATGGGATATGGATGGGAAGTCTCATGGGGCTTCCCTAAAGTCATGTTTGGGTCACTTGTTTGTTGTGTCTGTGCACTTTATTGCTCCTTATCATAAACATGACAATTTGAGTGGCCTACTGCCGGTGGTGCAGTCCAAGAAAATGGCTGTCTTGTTCCTATGGGTGCTTTGAATCTGGCTAAACCTCCCTGAGAGACCATCTAAGTACATTGTATTTTTCTTGTAGAAACTGAAGTCTTTGGCTTTTCAT comes from the Musa acuminata AAA Group cultivar baxijiao chromosome BXJ2-8, Cavendish_Baxijiao_AAA, whole genome shotgun sequence genome and includes:
- the LOC103995224 gene encoding BRI1 kinase inhibitor 1, whose amino-acid sequence is MDIQHHQRERVKTASEGNKGGVVPPPPPPSSAAASPSHEFSFTISFHPPLSSAPKTLKSGKATATSAVDLAPADDIFLHGHLLPLHLLPSPTSPPRPSDITFENFGLTVDHADADRSQKHEAGVDHEDDGGKNREKAKGRSLSSFFGFGWLRRRNGDGEKEEDFKKKPQKKKRGLDVGRLLRKYARIVEPLFFLRAEKEKPDLRRRPYSFSGHSTGREREGWRSKSQLSAPDSTTTSRTNSGLLSATSMAFSSSDNSTMEELQSAIQAAIAHCKNSIASKQEMHVNAATR